One Pectobacterium polaris DNA window includes the following coding sequences:
- a CDS encoding winged helix-turn-helix transcriptional regulator — protein sequence MSQPKTPIDLLPPILPTGNVFAEKCPSRQILNHVTSRWGVLILIALLDDTHRFSQLRRRIGGVSERMLAQTLQWLESDGFVLRTAYPVVPPHVEYSLTPLGKEVGVRVKELAIWVEGNLDDIMAAQQSGEQ from the coding sequence GTGAGTCAACCCAAAACACCCATCGATTTATTGCCACCCATTCTGCCAACCGGCAATGTCTTCGCTGAGAAATGTCCATCTCGCCAGATACTTAACCACGTCACCAGCCGCTGGGGCGTACTGATTCTGATCGCATTACTTGATGATACGCATCGCTTCAGTCAACTGCGTCGACGGATTGGCGGCGTGAGCGAGCGCATGCTGGCGCAGACCCTGCAATGGTTGGAAAGTGATGGTTTTGTCCTGCGAACGGCCTATCCGGTTGTCCCGCCACATGTTGAGTATAGCCTCACCCCACTAGGCAAAGAGGTGGGTGTGCGGGTAAAAGAGCTGGCGATATGGGTCGAAGGGAATCTGGACGACATTATGGCGGCACAGCAGTCAGGCGAACAATAA
- a CDS encoding SDR family oxidoreductase, with amino-acid sequence MIAITGASGQLGRLVIAQLLEKVPASDIVALVRDVNKVADLSAKGVQVKAADYNQPEALASALQGVDKVLLISSSEVGQRAVQHRNVIDAAVKAGVKLVAYTSLLHADKSPLALAAEHQQTEALLKASGLPHVLLRNGWYTENYAASIPTALEHGVFIGSAGEGKIASATREDFAAAAVAVLTQDGQAGKVYELAGDEPYTLAELAAEIGKQSGKNIGYQNLSEAEFAGVLVSAGLPEGFAQIIADSDTGASKGGLFDDGKQLSRLIGRPTTPLSAVVKATLK; translated from the coding sequence ATGATTGCTATTACTGGTGCATCCGGCCAACTGGGCCGTTTGGTTATCGCACAACTGTTAGAGAAGGTTCCGGCGAGCGACATCGTGGCGCTGGTGCGTGATGTCAATAAAGTGGCCGATCTGTCTGCAAAAGGCGTGCAGGTGAAAGCAGCGGATTATAATCAACCAGAAGCGCTGGCTTCCGCGCTGCAAGGTGTGGATAAGGTGCTGCTGATCTCTTCGAGCGAAGTGGGTCAGCGTGCGGTACAACACCGCAATGTCATCGATGCGGCGGTGAAAGCCGGTGTGAAACTGGTGGCTTATACTAGCCTGCTGCACGCGGATAAATCGCCTCTGGCGCTGGCGGCAGAACATCAGCAGACCGAAGCGCTTCTGAAAGCGTCTGGCTTACCGCATGTCCTGCTGCGCAACGGCTGGTATACCGAAAACTACGCGGCCAGCATCCCTACTGCGCTGGAACACGGTGTGTTTATCGGTAGCGCAGGTGAGGGGAAAATTGCCTCAGCAACGCGCGAAGATTTCGCTGCTGCTGCGGTCGCGGTGCTGACGCAGGACGGGCAGGCTGGCAAGGTTTACGAACTGGCTGGTGATGAGCCTTACACGCTGGCAGAGCTGGCAGCAGAGATCGGCAAGCAGTCTGGCAAAAATATCGGTTATCAAAATCTGTCCGAAGCAGAGTTTGCTGGCGTGCTGGTTTCAGCCGGGCTACCTGAGGGTTTCGCGCAGATCATTGCCGATTCAGACACCGGTGCATCCAAAGGCGGTCTGTTTGATGACGGTAAGCAACTGAGCCGTCTGATCGGTCGCCCAACGACGCCGCTGTCAGCCGTCGTGAAAGCGACGCTGAAGTAA
- a CDS encoding 4Fe-4S dicluster domain-containing protein: MNQFVIAEAEKCIGCRTCEIACAVAHSGGQSAQLRPSHFFPRLKVVKSASVSVPVLCRQCENAPCASVCPNDALVRDRDSIQVIQSRCIGCKSCVVACPFGAINVVTKASNDEGEAHLMQSEVHKCDLCVDVAQSPSCVSVCPTSALRLVTADELRKQTLEKQRRSALGWPSH, encoded by the coding sequence ATGAATCAATTTGTTATCGCCGAAGCAGAAAAATGTATCGGCTGCCGGACCTGTGAGATCGCCTGCGCGGTCGCCCATAGCGGTGGCCAAAGTGCACAGCTGCGGCCTTCTCACTTCTTTCCCCGCCTGAAGGTCGTTAAAAGCGCCAGCGTCAGCGTCCCCGTTCTTTGCCGCCAGTGTGAGAACGCGCCTTGTGCCAGCGTATGTCCGAATGACGCACTGGTGCGCGATCGGGATAGCATCCAGGTTATTCAGTCCCGCTGCATTGGCTGCAAAAGCTGCGTCGTTGCCTGTCCTTTCGGAGCCATCAATGTGGTGACAAAAGCGTCGAATGACGAGGGGGAAGCGCACCTCATGCAAAGCGAGGTTCACAAATGTGATTTATGCGTGGATGTTGCCCAGAGCCCTTCCTGCGTCAGCGTGTGTCCGACATCGGCGCTGCGATTAGTGACAGCGGATGAGTTGCGCAAACAGACGCTGGAAAAACAGCGGCGTTCCGCACTGGGGTGGCCGAGCCATTAA
- a CDS encoding DUF799 domain-containing protein — protein sequence MNRFLGLCGLVFALVLTGCAKPVPYDYTAFKQSKPKSILVLPPVNHSPDVKASYSLLSQVTYPLAESGYYVFPVAVVEETFKQNGLVTASDIHALSTAKLQQIFGADAALYLDVKEYGTSYIVINSETRVSADARLVDLRTGKLLWSGSATASSNEQQSNANGGIIGILVQAAVNQIAHTISDKGHDIAGVTSARLLAAGNSRGMLYGPRSLQYGKETY from the coding sequence ATGAATCGTTTCTTAGGATTATGTGGTCTGGTTTTTGCGCTGGTGCTGACCGGCTGTGCTAAACCCGTGCCTTATGACTACACGGCATTTAAGCAGAGCAAGCCTAAGTCCATTCTGGTATTGCCGCCGGTTAACCATTCCCCAGATGTGAAAGCGAGCTATAGCCTGCTTTCTCAGGTCACGTATCCGCTGGCGGAGTCGGGATACTACGTATTCCCTGTCGCGGTTGTAGAAGAGACATTCAAACAGAATGGTCTGGTGACGGCGTCGGATATTCATGCGCTGAGTACCGCGAAGCTGCAACAAATCTTTGGTGCTGATGCTGCGCTGTATTTGGACGTAAAAGAGTACGGCACGTCATACATCGTGATTAATAGCGAAACCCGCGTTTCTGCGGATGCTCGCCTGGTTGATCTGCGTACCGGAAAACTGCTGTGGAGTGGGAGCGCAACGGCTTCTAGCAACGAGCAACAATCAAACGCTAACGGCGGCATCATCGGTATTCTGGTGCAGGCTGCAGTAAACCAGATTGCGCACACGATCTCTGACAAAGGCCACGATATTGCTGGCGTGACCAGCGCGCGCCTGCTGGCCGCGGGAAATTCACGCGGTATGCTGTATGGACCTCGTTCACTGCAATACGGTAAAGAAACCTACTAA
- the aegA gene encoding formate-dependent uric acid utilization protein AegA: MNRFVIASTQDCMGCHACEIACVISHNDERYPDSAAVFQPRIKAFNTPTLRAAVTCRHCEDAPCASVCPTQALIRKDNSIQLVQEKCIGCKSCVLACPFGAMSMVTSPVDNSAIAHKCDLCADRPEGQACVEACPTQALQLVSEQTLAARRQEKQQAMALRSSAHWQRETPVLKTLTTHPLSKRKNWPRRDAEKKPLTQRTSTFDEIYHGFSMQQTEDQADRCLSCGKRAICEWTCPLHNNIPELLSLAKQGRILEAVELSHQTSSLPEICGRVCPQDRLCEGACTLGKEYGAITIGNVERYITDTAIKMGWSPDMTNVVPSGKRAAIVGAGPAGLACADVLARNGVQAVVFDRHPEIGGLLTFGIPSFKLDKDVLIHRREVFSAMGIEFQLNTEVGKDISLAQLLDEYDTVFLGVGTYRSMKANIDNEEAPGVFDALPFLIANTKHVMGLPELEDEPYISMAGKRVVVLGGGDTAMDCLRTSVRQGAASVTCAYRRDEANMPGSKKEVKNSREEGVEFLFNVQPQKICLNEQGEVCGISLVRTELGEPDASGRRRPRPIPDSEFVQPAEAVITAFGFQSHNMPWLEDANVGLDNWGYITAPLDSQIPCQTNHPRIFAGGDAVRGADLVVTAIADGRKAALGMIATMGLTAVTGAIPAHPQRPEMNATREELRS; encoded by the coding sequence ATGAACCGATTTGTTATTGCCAGTACTCAAGACTGTATGGGGTGCCATGCATGCGAAATCGCCTGTGTCATTTCACACAATGACGAGCGCTATCCAGATAGCGCTGCGGTGTTTCAGCCCAGAATCAAGGCATTCAATACGCCAACGCTGCGGGCTGCTGTGACCTGCCGTCACTGTGAAGATGCCCCCTGCGCCAGCGTGTGCCCAACGCAGGCCTTGATCAGAAAAGACAATAGCATTCAGCTCGTTCAGGAAAAGTGCATCGGCTGCAAAAGCTGTGTACTGGCTTGCCCGTTCGGCGCAATGTCCATGGTGACAAGCCCTGTAGACAACAGCGCCATCGCCCACAAATGCGATCTCTGCGCCGATCGTCCAGAAGGGCAAGCGTGCGTAGAAGCCTGCCCGACTCAGGCCTTACAGCTCGTCAGCGAGCAAACGTTAGCGGCCCGCCGTCAGGAGAAACAGCAGGCGATGGCGCTGCGTTCCTCCGCTCACTGGCAGCGTGAAACGCCCGTGCTGAAAACGCTGACGACCCATCCGCTCAGCAAAAGAAAAAACTGGCCGCGCCGGGATGCCGAGAAAAAGCCGCTGACCCAGAGAACATCCACATTTGATGAAATCTATCATGGCTTCTCCATGCAGCAGACGGAAGATCAGGCCGATCGCTGCCTTTCTTGCGGCAAACGTGCAATCTGCGAGTGGACCTGCCCGCTGCATAACAATATTCCCGAACTGCTGAGTCTGGCAAAACAGGGGCGCATTCTTGAAGCCGTAGAACTGTCGCACCAAACCAGCAGCCTGCCGGAAATCTGTGGCCGAGTGTGCCCGCAGGATCGGTTATGTGAGGGAGCCTGTACGCTGGGCAAGGAGTACGGTGCGATTACCATCGGTAACGTTGAGCGTTACATTACCGATACTGCGATAAAAATGGGCTGGTCGCCCGATATGACGAATGTTGTTCCCAGTGGCAAACGCGCGGCGATCGTCGGTGCTGGCCCGGCAGGGCTAGCCTGTGCCGATGTGCTGGCCCGCAACGGTGTGCAGGCCGTGGTGTTCGATCGTCACCCGGAAATTGGTGGGCTGCTCACATTCGGGATTCCGTCGTTCAAGCTGGATAAAGACGTCCTGATTCATCGTCGTGAAGTGTTCAGCGCCATGGGAATCGAATTCCAGCTGAATACCGAAGTGGGGAAAGATATTTCTCTGGCTCAGTTGCTGGACGAGTATGACACCGTGTTCCTCGGCGTAGGCACCTACCGCTCCATGAAGGCCAACATTGATAATGAAGAAGCTCCCGGCGTCTTCGATGCGCTGCCGTTCCTGATCGCCAATACCAAACACGTCATGGGGCTACCTGAATTAGAGGATGAGCCTTATATCTCGATGGCGGGCAAACGCGTCGTGGTGCTCGGCGGTGGGGATACTGCGATGGACTGCCTGCGCACGTCCGTTCGGCAGGGCGCAGCATCCGTCACCTGCGCGTATCGTCGCGATGAAGCCAATATGCCTGGATCGAAAAAAGAGGTGAAAAACTCCCGCGAAGAAGGCGTGGAGTTCCTGTTTAACGTTCAGCCACAAAAAATCTGCCTCAATGAACAGGGCGAAGTATGCGGCATTAGTCTGGTTCGCACCGAACTGGGCGAGCCTGACGCCAGCGGCCGCCGTCGTCCGCGCCCTATTCCTGATTCAGAATTCGTGCAACCTGCGGAAGCCGTGATAACCGCATTTGGCTTTCAGTCACACAACATGCCGTGGCTGGAAGACGCCAACGTCGGTCTGGATAACTGGGGATACATCACCGCCCCGCTTGATAGCCAGATACCTTGCCAGACCAACCATCCGCGTATTTTTGCCGGTGGCGATGCCGTACGCGGTGCCGATCTGGTGGTGACCGCCATTGCCGACGGGCGCAAAGCCGCATTGGGAATGATTGCGACGATGGGGCTGACCGCTGTCACGGGAGCCATTCCCGCACACCCGCAGCGCCCCGAAATGAACGCAACCCGCGAGGAGCTTCGCTCATGA
- a CDS encoding NCS2 family permease: MNKSQPGLATEQGLLERVFKLKQHGTTARTETIAGFTTFLTMVYIVFVNPQILGVAGMDTKAVFVTTCLIAAFGSILMGLLANLPVALAPAMGLNAFFAFVVVGAMGLPWQVAMGAIFWGAIGFLLLTIFQIRYWMIANIPLSLRLGIASGIGLFIAMMGLKNAGIIVPNPETLVTIGNLTSHSVLLGALGFFIIVALASRNIHAAVLISIVVTTSIGLLLGDVTYSGVFSMPPSVMSVVGQVDLAGALNLGMSGIIFSFMLVNLFDSSGTLIGVTDKAGLVDARGKFPRMKQALYVDSISSVAGSFIGTSSVTAYIESSSGVSVGGRTGLTAVVVGLLFLLVIFLSPLAGMVPAYAAAGALIYVGVLMTSSLARVKWDDLTEAVPAFITAVMMPFSFSITEGIALGFISYCVMKLATGRWREISPCVVVVALLFLLKIVFIDGH; this comes from the coding sequence ATGAATAAATCACAACCCGGTCTTGCTACCGAGCAAGGCCTGCTGGAGCGCGTGTTTAAACTTAAACAACACGGCACGACAGCACGTACGGAAACGATTGCCGGTTTCACGACGTTTTTGACGATGGTCTACATCGTTTTTGTTAACCCGCAGATTCTGGGTGTGGCGGGGATGGATACCAAAGCGGTCTTTGTGACCACCTGTCTGATTGCGGCATTCGGCAGCATTTTGATGGGGCTGCTGGCTAACCTGCCTGTGGCGCTGGCACCTGCAATGGGCCTGAATGCGTTTTTCGCTTTCGTCGTCGTCGGTGCGATGGGTCTGCCATGGCAGGTTGCGATGGGTGCTATTTTCTGGGGCGCAATCGGTTTCTTGTTGCTGACTATCTTCCAGATTCGCTATTGGATGATCGCCAATATCCCGCTTAGCCTGCGTTTGGGTATCGCCAGCGGTATCGGGTTGTTCATTGCCATGATGGGCCTGAAAAACGCCGGCATTATCGTTCCTAACCCTGAAACACTGGTGACGATTGGTAACCTGACGTCACACAGCGTGCTGCTGGGTGCGCTGGGCTTTTTCATTATTGTGGCGCTGGCCTCACGTAATATTCACGCCGCGGTACTGATCTCCATCGTGGTGACCACCTCAATTGGCCTGCTGCTGGGCGATGTGACGTATTCTGGCGTGTTCTCTATGCCGCCGAGCGTCATGTCGGTGGTGGGTCAGGTTGATCTAGCTGGGGCGCTGAACCTCGGGATGTCCGGCATTATTTTCTCCTTCATGCTGGTTAACCTGTTTGACTCCTCCGGTACGCTGATTGGCGTGACGGATAAAGCCGGTCTGGTTGATGCTCGCGGTAAGTTCCCGCGCATGAAGCAGGCGCTGTATGTCGATAGCATCAGCTCTGTAGCCGGTTCGTTTATCGGAACGTCATCCGTTACGGCGTATATTGAAAGCTCCTCTGGCGTGTCCGTGGGCGGACGTACCGGCCTGACGGCTGTGGTTGTGGGTCTGCTGTTCCTGCTGGTCATCTTCCTGTCGCCGTTAGCGGGTATGGTGCCTGCCTATGCGGCCGCTGGCGCACTGATTTACGTGGGCGTATTGATGACGTCCAGCCTGGCACGCGTGAAGTGGGATGACTTGACGGAAGCCGTTCCGGCCTTTATTACCGCGGTGATGATGCCGTTCAGCTTCTCTATTACTGAAGGGATCGCGCTGGGCTTCATTTCTTACTGTGTGATGAAGCTGGCGACGGGCCGCTGGCGTGAAATCAGCCCTTGCGTGGTCGTGGTTGCGCTGCTGTTCCTGCTGAAAATCGTGTTTATCGACGGGCATTAA
- a CDS encoding CsgG/HfaB family protein, giving the protein MNKKVVLCSVFMSAALLSGCATESSRTVEAQKVTSYSTPYQGVRSPISIGKFENRSNYMNGIFSDGVDRLGNQSKTILVSHLQQSGRFNVLDRTNMEELKAEAGIKGQTQTLKGASYVITGDVTEFGRKEVGDHQLWGILGRGKTQVAYAKTTLNVVNVQTSEVVYSVQGAGEYTLSNREIIGFGGTASYDSTLNGKVLDLAIREAVNNLVTGIESGAWRPAN; this is encoded by the coding sequence ATGAATAAAAAAGTCGTTCTTTGTTCTGTATTCATGTCAGCTGCGTTATTGAGCGGATGTGCCACAGAGTCTTCCCGTACCGTAGAAGCACAGAAAGTCACTTCTTACAGTACGCCTTATCAGGGTGTTCGCAGCCCGATTTCCATCGGAAAATTTGAAAACCGCTCTAACTATATGAACGGTATTTTTTCTGATGGCGTTGACCGTTTAGGTAATCAATCTAAAACCATTCTTGTTAGCCATCTCCAGCAGAGCGGCCGCTTTAATGTGTTGGATCGTACCAACATGGAAGAGCTGAAAGCGGAAGCGGGTATTAAAGGACAAACGCAGACGCTGAAAGGCGCTAGCTATGTGATTACTGGCGATGTGACCGAGTTTGGCCGCAAAGAGGTGGGTGATCATCAGCTGTGGGGCATCCTGGGTCGCGGTAAAACACAGGTTGCTTACGCAAAAACCACGCTGAACGTGGTAAACGTACAAACCTCTGAAGTGGTGTATTCCGTACAGGGTGCGGGCGAGTACACCTTGTCCAACCGTGAAATTATCGGTTTTGGCGGTACGGCCAGCTATGACTCGACGCTGAACGGCAAAGTGCTGGATTTGGCGATTCGTGAGGCTGTTAATAATTTGGTTACGGGAATTGAAAGCGGTGCCTGGCGCCCAGCGAACTAA
- a CDS encoding 4'-phosphopantetheinyl transferase family protein: MTCHFVRWTSTEALPDLQRLPDRLISSTQGFSAKRRERYLKSRVLLAEMMFYFFGYPLLPTLLVSPEGRPYFADPNMPNFSIGYAGNTIAILLSEEGSVGMDIEIVHVRPTNQVVPQMQAQTQAEQAWIDAQRDPLEAATQLCTIRQSLMKIPGVNSHPPNNLKLHPASGRLRSTCTPAVEVMSDVDDYLAWACAHIPTLNRLIMWKYTSATGMRKSGEILQQQRQSLRYMKLTSHTIEKATSTASQ, from the coding sequence ATGACCTGCCATTTTGTCAGGTGGACAAGCACGGAAGCGCTTCCTGACTTACAAAGACTGCCCGATAGGCTCATCTCATCAACACAAGGTTTTTCAGCCAAACGCCGCGAGCGTTATCTGAAGAGTCGAGTGCTGCTGGCTGAGATGATGTTCTATTTTTTCGGCTATCCGCTGTTGCCCACGCTACTCGTATCCCCTGAAGGACGCCCTTATTTTGCCGATCCCAATATGCCCAATTTCAGCATCGGCTATGCAGGCAATACTATCGCCATCCTCCTGAGCGAAGAAGGCAGCGTCGGTATGGATATCGAAATCGTTCATGTCAGGCCAACGAATCAGGTCGTCCCACAGATGCAGGCGCAGACACAGGCCGAACAGGCGTGGATCGACGCGCAGCGCGATCCGCTGGAAGCAGCAACGCAGCTATGCACCATCCGCCAGTCATTGATGAAGATCCCTGGCGTGAACAGCCACCCTCCCAATAACCTGAAACTCCACCCCGCCTCTGGCAGGCTACGTTCAACCTGCACCCCCGCCGTAGAAGTGATGAGCGATGTTGATGATTACCTTGCCTGGGCCTGCGCCCATATCCCCACACTTAACCGATTGATCATGTGGAAATACACGTCAGCAACGGGCATGAGAAAGTCGGGGGAAATACTACAGCAGCAGCGCCAGTCTTTACGCTATATGAAATTAACCAGCCATACGATAGAAAAAGCCACCTCTACCGCCTCACAGTAG
- a CDS encoding TetR/AcrR family transcriptional regulator codes for MGRHKSINRACVLDAAEQIVRTQGTAALTIDAVAKAAGVTKGGIQSCFGTKDELIHAMYQRWEDEFDEMAAVCIGTDDSREARVRAHVDITYRTDAAEGDRAAGMMASLLNTPEHLARSQAWYDSQLAGLDLNSQEGRDARLAFLASEGAFLLRYFGFMTVDDETWKAIFSDISRLLPERTAS; via the coding sequence ATGGGGCGTCATAAGAGCATTAATCGTGCGTGCGTGTTGGATGCGGCGGAGCAGATTGTCCGTACGCAGGGAACGGCTGCGCTGACGATCGATGCGGTCGCTAAAGCGGCGGGCGTGACAAAAGGCGGTATTCAGTCGTGCTTCGGGACGAAAGATGAACTGATTCACGCGATGTATCAGCGCTGGGAAGATGAGTTTGATGAGATGGCTGCCGTGTGCATCGGTACGGATGATAGTCGGGAAGCCAGAGTACGTGCGCACGTTGACATCACTTATCGGACGGATGCCGCAGAAGGCGATCGGGCGGCGGGCATGATGGCTTCGTTGTTGAATACGCCTGAGCACCTTGCTAGATCGCAGGCGTGGTATGACAGCCAGTTGGCTGGGCTTGATCTGAATTCGCAGGAAGGGCGAGATGCTCGACTGGCGTTTCTGGCCTCCGAAGGGGCATTCCTGCTGCGCTATTTTGGCTTTATGACGGTCGATGATGAGACCTGGAAAGCCATTTTCTCTGATATTTCCCGCCTGCTACCCGAGCGCACTGCTTCCTGA
- a CDS encoding MFS transporter: MQSPKKWLILAIVSSALFLIVIDMTVLYTALPTLTHDLHASASEKLWIVNIYALVASGLLLGMGTLGDKLGHKPLFISGLVVFGAASLFAAYSPTPSMLIAARALLAVGAAMMMPATLSIIRLTFTDERERALAIGIWAAVASGGAAFGPVMGGILLEYFWWGSVFLINVPVVLLALIMGITVIPHRPGNASHRWDFIGSLLIMVGLIGITYAIKELGKRIPSYEDALIALLIGVAFITLFVRRQRNSKHPLVDFSLFRLRPFSAAVAAAIVAAAALIGMELAFTQRLQLVVGLSPLEAGLFILPLSLASFISGPLTGKILPRVNSGTMLAAGLLISGLGMGSYLLLHNAPTIIQIISLTVIGAGVGSTMTAASSTIMQVAPASKAGMAASIEEVSYELGGATGVTLMGSLLSFAYSATFMLPAGFAAPDTAYDSLDEALIFAESLPENMRQILTTQAHSAFDSGFSIVLAAATLILLLTAAFVWTTRHNKPHRHQAADV, encoded by the coding sequence ATGCAATCACCAAAAAAGTGGCTGATCCTGGCCATTGTTTCCAGCGCACTGTTCCTGATTGTTATCGACATGACGGTGCTGTACACCGCACTCCCCACACTGACTCACGACCTGCACGCCTCTGCATCGGAAAAACTGTGGATCGTTAATATCTATGCGCTGGTTGCCTCCGGTTTACTGCTGGGGATGGGGACGTTGGGCGATAAGTTGGGCCATAAACCTCTATTTATTTCCGGACTGGTGGTCTTTGGTGCAGCGTCACTGTTTGCCGCTTATTCGCCTACACCCAGTATGCTTATCGCTGCCCGCGCGCTGCTCGCGGTCGGTGCCGCAATGATGATGCCCGCCACACTGTCGATTATTCGTCTGACCTTTACTGATGAACGGGAACGCGCATTGGCGATCGGTATCTGGGCTGCGGTGGCCTCCGGCGGCGCGGCGTTTGGCCCCGTGATGGGCGGGATACTGCTTGAGTACTTCTGGTGGGGATCGGTTTTCCTCATTAACGTACCAGTCGTTTTACTTGCACTCATCATGGGAATTACCGTGATTCCACACCGGCCGGGCAACGCTTCCCACCGCTGGGATTTCATCGGCTCTCTATTGATTATGGTGGGTTTGATTGGTATCACCTATGCCATAAAAGAGCTGGGCAAGCGGATTCCGTCTTATGAAGATGCGCTAATCGCTCTGCTTATCGGCGTGGCTTTTATTACCCTGTTCGTTCGGCGTCAGCGTAACAGCAAGCATCCTCTGGTCGATTTCTCTCTCTTCCGCCTGCGGCCTTTCAGCGCGGCTGTGGCCGCAGCTATCGTGGCCGCTGCCGCCTTGATCGGAATGGAGCTGGCTTTCACCCAGCGATTGCAGCTAGTCGTCGGGCTGTCTCCGCTAGAAGCGGGGCTGTTCATTTTACCGCTATCGCTGGCGTCCTTTATCTCTGGCCCGTTAACCGGAAAGATACTGCCGCGCGTGAATAGCGGGACAATGCTAGCCGCTGGCCTGTTGATTTCGGGACTCGGAATGGGAAGCTATCTGCTGCTGCACAATGCACCCACCATTATACAAATCATCAGCCTGACCGTTATTGGCGCAGGCGTGGGCTCCACCATGACGGCGGCATCGAGCACGATTATGCAGGTTGCGCCAGCGTCAAAAGCGGGTATGGCAGCGTCAATCGAAGAAGTGTCGTATGAATTAGGGGGCGCAACGGGCGTGACGCTGATGGGCAGTTTGCTGTCTTTCGCTTATTCCGCAACGTTTATGCTGCCCGCTGGGTTTGCCGCACCGGACACCGCCTATGACAGTCTGGACGAGGCGTTAATTTTTGCCGAATCCTTACCGGAAAATATGCGGCAGATACTCACCACACAGGCCCATTCCGCCTTTGATTCCGGGTTTTCCATTGTGCTGGCCGCGGCCACGCTGATCCTGCTGCTGACCGCTGCCTTCGTCTGGACAACCCGCCATAATAAACCGCATCGTCATCAAGCCGCTGATGTATAG
- a CDS encoding DUF4810 domain-containing protein, producing the protein MLSHKKIVLLLAATVLAGCASAPKTIYSWDKYQPALYDYYQQDKVGPDQQILALNESIEKAKAANKPVPPGLYAQLGLLYANTGRDSEARQQFETEKAKFPESAPFMDFLLSKNKGSIK; encoded by the coding sequence ATGTTATCTCATAAGAAAATTGTCCTGCTACTGGCAGCGACAGTATTAGCAGGCTGTGCATCCGCGCCAAAAACGATTTACAGCTGGGATAAATACCAGCCTGCACTTTATGATTATTATCAACAGGATAAAGTCGGCCCCGATCAGCAGATTCTTGCTTTGAATGAATCGATCGAAAAAGCGAAAGCCGCAAACAAACCTGTCCCGCCGGGACTCTATGCTCAACTTGGGTTGCTGTACGCCAATACTGGCCGTGATAGCGAAGCTCGCCAACAGTTTGAAACTGAAAAAGCGAAATTCCCTGAATCAGCACCTTTTATGGACTTCCTGTTGAGTAAAAATAAAGGGAGCATTAAATGA